A genome region from bacterium includes the following:
- a CDS encoding prepilin-type N-terminal cleavage/methylation domain-containing protein — MCRAGGFTLIEMLVVVAIIMILAAIIYPVYEIVNKRAETVHCASNMGHLASAVLLYAEDYDGVLIPAYVTGGQNGAVATSWDVLLMPYHHSEGLYLCVGDQAASFATSTTCYKHSYGLNFDLTMVGGYGSSAMLLSEVQSPSATILLFEVRGSLRALGASYPAHRLTRVDARHNDGCNFSFLDGHVKWYRPATTCADAANNMWIP, encoded by the coding sequence ATGTGCCGGGCCGGAGGCTTCACGCTTATCGAAATGCTGGTGGTTGTCGCGATCATCATGATCCTGGCTGCCATCATCTACCCCGTCTATGAGATCGTCAACAAGCGCGCCGAGACGGTCCACTGCGCCAGCAACATGGGCCACCTGGCCTCTGCGGTGCTGCTGTATGCCGAGGACTACGACGGCGTGCTCATCCCGGCGTATGTCACGGGCGGCCAGAACGGTGCCGTCGCCACGAGCTGGGACGTCCTGTTGATGCCGTACCATCACAGCGAGGGTCTCTACCTGTGCGTAGGTGACCAGGCGGCCTCCTTCGCCACCAGCACGACCTGCTACAAGCACAGCTATGGCCTGAACTTCGACCTGACCATGGTGGGCGGTTACGGTAGCTCGGCAATGCTGCTCTCCGAGGTGCAGAGCCCCTCGGCCACGATCCTGCTGTTTGAAGTCCGCGGCAGCCTGCGCGCCCTGGGCGCCAGTTACCCGGCCCACCGCCTGACCCGCGTAGACGCCCGCCACAACGACGGCTGCAACTTCTCCTTCCTCGACGGCCATGTGAAGTGGTACCGCCCCGCCACGACCTGTGCGGACGCAGCCAACAACATGTGGATCCCCTGA